One part of the Helicobacter cetorum MIT 99-5656 genome encodes these proteins:
- a CDS encoding PepSY-associated TM helix domain-containing protein, whose product MMRSFHTYATSFFFPLVLLFALTGLLMLFGVRQNTHAHIQEWILDKELKSKERLEFLLDFLKENQLALPRRIEPRDYRGALVIGTPLYEVSLETKNNQAKIKTIKRGFLGALVMLHKAKVGIVFKVLLGIFCVFLLLFYLSAFLMVALKNAKRMFLSVLIGSVVFLVAIYLSL is encoded by the coding sequence ATGATGCGTTCATTCCACACCTATGCGACTTCGTTTTTCTTCCCCTTAGTGTTGCTGTTTGCTCTCACAGGGCTTTTAATGCTCTTTGGAGTGCGGCAAAATACTCACGCTCATATTCAAGAATGGATTTTAGACAAAGAGCTTAAAAGTAAAGAACGCTTGGAGTTTTTGCTTGATTTTTTGAAAGAAAACCAACTAGCTTTGCCCAGAAGAATAGAGCCTAGAGACTATAGGGGGGCGTTAGTCATTGGCACTCCTTTATATGAAGTCAGCCTTGAAACTAAGAATAATCAAGCTAAAATCAAAACCATTAAAAGGGGTTTTTTAGGGGCGTTAGTCATGTTGCACAAGGCTAAAGTGGGAATCGTGTTTAAGGTGCTTTTAGGGATTTTTTGTGTGTTTTTGCTGTTGTTTTATTTGAGCGCTTTTTTAATGGTGGCTCTTAAAAATGCTAAGAGAATGTTTTTGAGCGTTTTAATTGGAAGCGTGGTGTTTCTAGTAGCAATTTATCTGTCGTTGTAA
- a CDS encoding glutathionylspermidine synthase family protein yields the protein MQVIALNPLDNETLEEIGLEWHTDSDSSAYIADEMVVVSQKEADAYYEACNELYDMFVETAEDVIENERFFELDIPNALIPMIKQSFEEEVHWHIYGRFDLAGGLDGKQIKLLEFNADTPTMLYETAVIQWALLKANGYDENAQFNNLYEAIGENFKRMVTLGDDVSRFDEMYEGWKILFSSVKGNIEEERTMRFLQDIAQSVGFETDFSYIDEVEFNIEEGVFKNGMNYEFLFKLLPWENIAIDEPELALLMQGMMENKNTIFLNPAYTILFQSKRFLKLLWDRYPNHPLLLETSYEPLKNKKQIKKVAFGREGANSEIFDSSMQSLFKTDGVYANHKPIYQEFYELNSHNGLYYQPNVFFAYESCALGFRKGGLVLDNFSKFVSHMLK from the coding sequence ATGCAAGTGATTGCTTTAAACCCTTTAGATAATGAAACCTTAGAAGAAATCGGTCTAGAGTGGCATACTGATAGTGATAGCTCAGCTTATATCGCTGATGAAATGGTGGTTGTTTCTCAAAAAGAAGCCGATGCCTATTATGAAGCTTGCAATGAGCTTTATGACATGTTTGTAGAAACCGCTGAAGATGTCATAGAAAACGAGCGGTTTTTTGAGCTAGATATTCCTAACGCACTCATTCCTATGATTAAACAAAGTTTTGAAGAAGAAGTGCATTGGCATATTTATGGGCGTTTTGATTTAGCAGGGGGGTTGGACGGGAAGCAAATTAAATTATTGGAGTTTAACGCCGACACTCCGACCATGCTCTATGAGACAGCCGTGATTCAATGGGCGTTACTCAAAGCAAATGGTTATGATGAAAACGCGCAATTTAACAATCTCTATGAAGCCATTGGCGAGAATTTTAAACGCATGGTTACTTTGGGCGATGATGTGAGCCGTTTTGATGAGATGTATGAAGGGTGGAAAATCCTTTTTTCAAGTGTCAAGGGCAATATTGAAGAAGAGCGCACCATGCGGTTTTTACAAGACATCGCTCAAAGCGTGGGGTTTGAAACCGATTTTTCTTACATTGATGAAGTGGAGTTTAATATAGAAGAAGGCGTGTTTAAAAATGGCATGAATTATGAATTTTTATTCAAGCTCTTGCCTTGGGAAAATATCGCTATTGATGAGCCAGAATTAGCCCTTTTAATGCAAGGCATGATGGAAAATAAAAACACGATTTTTTTAAACCCAGCCTACACAATCCTTTTTCAATCTAAGCGTTTTTTAAAGCTTTTATGGGACAGATACCCAAACCACCCCTTATTATTAGAAACAAGCTATGAACCTTTAAAAAATAAAAAGCAAATTAAAAAGGTGGCTTTTGGTAGAGAAGGTGCAAATAGTGAAATCTTTGATTCTTCTATGCAATCACTCTTCAAAACAGACGGCGTTTATGCAAACCATAAGCCTATCTATCAAGAGTTTTATGAGTTAAATTCGCATAATGGTTTGTATTACCAGCCTAATGTGTTTTTTGCCTATGAATCTTGTGCGTTAGGGTTTAGAAAAGGGGGCTTGGTGTTAGATAATTTTTCTAAATTTGTGAGCCACATGCTAAAATGA
- a CDS encoding UPF0323 family lipoprotein, producing the protein MKKPYRKISDYAIIGGLSALVMVSIVGCKGNADEKQEQSRLAQSVQKGAFVILEEQSDKSYKVVEEYPSSKTHIVVRDLQGNERVLSDEEIQKLIKEEEAKIDNGTSKLTQPASGGESSGFGLGSAILGSAAGAILGSYIGNKLFNNPNYQQNAQRNYKSPQAYQRSQNSFSKSTPSSSGVSGASKGKSGFFGSSRPTTSPSVSSGSRGFNS; encoded by the coding sequence ATGAAAAAGCCCTACAGAAAGATTTCTGACTATGCGATTATAGGGGGCTTGAGCGCGCTAGTTATGGTAAGTATTGTGGGGTGTAAGGGTAATGCAGATGAGAAGCAAGAACAAAGCCGTTTAGCTCAAAGCGTTCAAAAAGGGGCGTTTGTTATTTTAGAAGAGCAAAGCGATAAGTCTTACAAGGTCGTTGAAGAATATCCAAGCTCCAAAACCCATATTGTGGTGCGTGATTTACAGGGTAATGAGCGGGTGTTAAGCGATGAAGAAATCCAAAAGCTCATCAAAGAAGAAGAGGCTAAGATTGATAATGGTACTAGCAAACTCACCCAACCAGCAAGTGGGGGTGAGAGTTCAGGCTTTGGCTTGGGAAGTGCGATTTTAGGAAGTGCTGCAGGGGCGATTTTAGGAAGTTATATCGGTAACAAGCTTTTTAATAACCCTAATTACCAGCAAAACGCTCAGCGCAACTACAAATCCCCACAAGCTTACCAACGCTCTCAAAATTCTTTTTCTAAAAGCACGCCTAGTAGTTCAGGCGTTAGTGGTGCGAGCAAGGGAAAAAGCGGTTTTTTTGGCTCTAGCAGACCGACTACATCGCCTTCTGTAAGCTCTGGCTCAAGGGGCTTTAACTCATAA
- a CDS encoding DsbA family protein: protein MILRASVLSALLLVGLGAAPKNPAYKSMQDNLVKVIEKQTSKKVSVLEIKPLKSSQDLKIVVVEDPDTKYHIPLVVSKDGNLIIGLSNIFFSNKSEDVQLVTEINQEIQTLNTTQQNSSKLNALFEAIPSDYVIELPSSNAKNRDKILYIVSDPMCPHCQKELTKIKEHLKESSVRMVIVGWLGVNSAKKAAIIQEEIAQARAKGASVEDKIAIIEKIYSTQYDINAQKEPEGLRTKVENTTKKIFESGVIKYVPFLYKYKAAK, encoded by the coding sequence ATGATATTAAGAGCGAGTGTATTGAGCGCGTTACTTCTTGTAGGTTTAGGAGCTGCTCCTAAAAATCCAGCCTATAAGTCAATGCAAGATAATTTGGTGAAAGTGATTGAAAAGCAAACGAGCAAGAAAGTGAGCGTTTTAGAAATTAAGCCTTTGAAATCCAGCCAAGATTTAAAAATTGTTGTGGTAGAAGACCCAGACACTAAGTATCACATTCCGCTTGTAGTGAGTAAGGATGGTAATTTAATCATAGGGCTTAGCAATATCTTTTTTAGCAATAAGAGCGAAGATGTGCAATTGGTTACAGAAATCAATCAAGAAATCCAAACCCTTAACACCACTCAGCAAAATAGCTCTAAGCTAAACGCCTTGTTTGAAGCGATTCCTAGCGATTATGTTATAGAATTGCCTTCTAGCAACGCTAAAAATAGGGATAAAATCCTTTATATCGTTTCAGACCCTATGTGTCCGCATTGTCAAAAAGAGCTTACTAAGATTAAAGAGCATTTGAAAGAAAGTAGCGTGAGAATGGTTATTGTAGGGTGGCTTGGAGTTAATTCAGCTAAAAAGGCGGCTATCATTCAAGAAGAAATCGCCCAAGCTAGAGCTAAGGGAGCGAGCGTAGAAGATAAAATTGCTATCATTGAAAAGATTTATTCCACACAATATGATATTAACGCTCAAAAAGAACCAGAAGGGTTACGCACCAAAGTAGAAAACACCACTAAAAAGATTTTTGAAAGCGGTGTGATTAAATATGTGCCTTTCTTATACAAGTATAAGGCCGCTAAATGA
- the kdsB gene encoding 3-deoxy-manno-octulosonate cytidylyltransferase yields MIIIPARLKSSRFENKVLADIFGLPMIVRCAKNASLVDDCIVACDDESIVEVCNQFHIKAVLTSKHHNSGTERCFEAAQILKLKKDTPILNLQGDEPFLEKEVILALLKTTQNAPFMATCAKVIDETEASNPNLVKVILDNQHNALYFSRSIIPYMRDNTKRQTPLLGHIGIYGFSSKEVLEELCSLKPCALEEIEKLEQLRALYYQKSIQVEVIKSDSIGIDTKEDLKKALEKFHALK; encoded by the coding sequence ATGATTATCATTCCTGCCAGATTAAAGTCTAGTCGTTTTGAAAATAAGGTGTTAGCAGATATTTTTGGATTACCCATGATAGTTAGGTGCGCTAAAAATGCGAGCTTAGTAGATGATTGTATAGTCGCTTGCGATGATGAGAGCATTGTAGAAGTGTGTAACCAATTTCACATTAAAGCGGTGCTTACTTCTAAGCACCATAATAGCGGCACTGAACGCTGTTTTGAAGCAGCTCAAATCTTAAAGCTTAAAAAAGACACTCCGATTTTAAACCTACAGGGCGATGAACCCTTTTTAGAAAAAGAAGTTATTTTAGCTTTGCTAAAAACCACTCAAAACGCTCCTTTTATGGCAACTTGTGCAAAAGTGATTGATGAAACAGAAGCGAGTAACCCTAATTTAGTAAAAGTCATCTTGGATAACCAACATAACGCCCTGTATTTTTCACGCTCTATAATCCCCTATATGCGCGACAACACTAAACGCCAAACACCCCTTTTAGGGCATATCGGTATTTATGGGTTTTCTAGTAAAGAAGTCTTAGAAGAATTATGCTCTCTCAAGCCCTGTGCGTTAGAAGAAATAGAAAAATTAGAGCAATTAAGGGCTTTATATTATCAAAAAAGCATTCAAGTTGAAGTAATCAAAAGCGATAGTATCGGCATTGACACCAAAGAAGATTTAAAAAAAGCCCTTGAGAAGTTTCATGCATTAAAATAA
- a CDS encoding SulP family inorganic anion transporter, with the protein MKTFQKIQRDLLSGFVVGLSMIPETAGFALMVGLDVSVAFYTTFYMACVLALFGARRAMISAAAGSVALILVGVCKKYGLEYVGVVTIMAGVVQIFLGYFKIGNLLRYIPQSVMYGFVNALGILLLKEQLKFFENAPYAMYFLLAMGILIIYLFPLITKKIPSNLICIISVTAIALIFDVHVPDLGSIEKGASGFNFIILPQNMDFKIIIGLLPYALSLALVGTIESLLSAKTLDDILQDYVSDKNQEAKAQGLGNITSGLLGGMTGCALVGQSIINAKSGASTRLSTFFAGFSLIVLVLVFNDYVSQIPIVAVVAVMIMISFTTFNFQSVINIKKIKPYDTLNMCLVVAVVLLTNNLAIGVVVGVLANMLWIKSKGIV; encoded by the coding sequence ATGAAAACATTTCAAAAAATTCAGAGGGATTTATTGTCTGGTTTTGTGGTGGGGCTTTCTATGATACCAGAGACGGCAGGCTTTGCACTTATGGTAGGGCTAGATGTAAGCGTAGCCTTTTATACAACCTTCTATATGGCGTGTGTTTTAGCGCTCTTTGGCGCAAGAAGGGCGATGATAAGTGCTGCGGCTGGTTCAGTGGCGCTGATTTTAGTGGGTGTGTGCAAAAAATACGGGCTTGAGTATGTGGGCGTGGTTACCATAATGGCAGGTGTTGTGCAAATCTTTTTAGGCTATTTTAAGATAGGGAATCTTTTGAGATACATTCCGCAATCGGTGATGTATGGGTTTGTGAATGCGTTAGGAATTTTGCTTTTAAAAGAACAATTGAAGTTTTTTGAAAACGCTCCTTATGCAATGTATTTTTTGCTCGCTATGGGAATATTGATTATTTATCTGTTTCCTCTAATCACTAAAAAAATTCCATCTAATTTAATTTGCATCATCTCTGTTACGGCTATCGCCTTGATTTTTGATGTGCATGTGCCTGATTTAGGAAGCATTGAAAAAGGGGCAAGCGGCTTTAATTTTATCATTCTGCCCCAAAACATGGATTTTAAAATCATTATAGGATTGTTGCCTTATGCACTTTCTTTAGCGTTAGTAGGCACGATAGAAAGCTTATTGAGCGCTAAGACTTTAGATGATATTTTACAAGATTATGTGAGCGATAAAAATCAAGAAGCTAAAGCGCAGGGCTTAGGGAATATCACTTCAGGACTTTTGGGGGGAATGACTGGGTGCGCTTTAGTAGGCCAGTCTATCATCAATGCAAAGTCTGGGGCAAGCACTAGGCTATCTACCTTTTTTGCGGGCTTTTCTTTGATAGTGCTAGTTTTGGTGTTTAATGATTATGTGAGTCAAATTCCTATTGTTGCGGTGGTTGCGGTGATGATTATGATTTCTTTTACAACTTTTAATTTTCAATCTGTCATCAACATTAAAAAAATTAAGCCTTATGACACGCTAAACATGTGCTTGGTTGTGGCGGTTGTTTTATTAACTAATAATTTGGCTATAGGGGTTGTTGTGGGGGTGTTGGCTAATATGCTATGGATTAAGTCAAAAGGGATTGTCTGA
- a CDS encoding outer membrane beta-barrel protein, with protein sequence MLALSSLYAEDDGYFVSVGYQLGGSTQIAKNTGAIKNLNDRYQQLNQDLASVLKLKQSIANANNTQLITSAVTNVKSFANNNYNLKNDSPIFNATQALLTSVLAFWKLIGDDGTKFWVDKNCATDGSNHQSTCNEVGGRVSETTFKKMTQEAEKLQSAILKLCPLSGCSNNGATHQVQQAALTTTETSSQGKSAEQQKTTNTITEALKAAQDLMSELQKSSPWIKWDQVKIKNQTDQSQHQVKPEADMLTNYEMFKNVNAMLPLLQQMISLSQTDHTETQNLQSQATGSNRNQDFVNKFYNVATNQATILANSQKIFQLFSSIPKNQLYYMEHAYQQEVANLGGTQGATTGSQSQSQGNDSVKQNIIGGKDQNNNSVTLTPYIDAIQRNITYYGDQVQTALGVANDVYFLEQNKTNIEKTFADASQLSKELSATSYNKLNLSEIITANVNKNAPESEKYNYNINQSQHAELRDALAAMANNPFRNVGILKSQSNNGVMNGIGIQAGYKQFFGPEKRWGARYYGFFDYNHTYISSNFFSSASNVLTYGAASDFLYNFINDRQMTIFGKSGKFSFGGYAGIALAGTSWINSDKAVFLNTPLFNASDGPYKASVSSSNFQFLFNFGLRVNFAEASKGKHAIQHGIDFGIKIPTVNTSYYSFMGAKLSFRRTFSFYLNYVFAY encoded by the coding sequence ATGCTCGCATTAAGCAGTCTTTATGCAGAAGATGATGGGTATTTTGTAAGCGTAGGGTATCAATTAGGCGGCTCAACTCAGATTGCTAAAAACACTGGGGCGATTAAAAATTTGAACGACAGATACCAGCAATTAAACCAGGATTTAGCCAGCGTGCTTAAATTAAAGCAATCCATTGCAAACGCTAATAATACCCAGCTCATCACTAGCGCAGTAACAAATGTCAAGTCCTTTGCAAACAATAACTACAATTTAAAAAATGATTCCCCCATATTCAACGCCACACAAGCCTTGCTTACATCCGTGCTAGCGTTCTGGAAGCTTATCGGTGATGATGGCACAAAATTTTGGGTGGATAAAAATTGTGCTACTGATGGTAGTAATCACCAAAGCACCTGCAACGAAGTGGGAGGAAGGGTGTCAGAAACCACTTTTAAAAAAATGACACAAGAAGCAGAAAAACTCCAATCTGCTATCCTTAAACTCTGCCCTTTGAGTGGGTGTAGTAATAATGGTGCTACCCATCAAGTGCAACAAGCTGCTTTAACTACTACAGAAACATCTAGTCAAGGCAAATCTGCAGAACAACAAAAAACCACAAACACCATAACTGAAGCCCTAAAAGCTGCACAAGATCTTATGAGTGAATTGCAAAAAAGCTCTCCGTGGATCAAATGGGATCAAGTGAAAATCAAGAATCAAACTGACCAAAGCCAACACCAAGTCAAACCGGAAGCAGACATGCTCACTAACTACGAGATGTTTAAAAATGTCAATGCGATGCTGCCCCTTCTACAACAAATGATAAGCCTCTCTCAAACTGACCACACAGAAACACAAAACTTACAATCTCAAGCTACTGGTTCTAATAGAAACCAAGATTTTGTGAATAAGTTTTATAATGTCGCTACCAATCAAGCCACCATCCTGGCTAACTCACAAAAAATCTTTCAACTCTTTAGCTCCATCCCCAAAAACCAGCTCTATTATATGGAGCATGCCTACCAACAAGAAGTGGCGAATCTTGGTGGCACACAAGGTGCAACAACTGGTTCGCAAAGTCAAAGTCAAGGTAATGATTCCGTCAAACAAAACATCATTGGTGGTAAAGATCAAAATAATAACTCCGTTACTCTAACCCCTTATATTGATGCTATCCAAAGAAACATCACTTATTATGGCGATCAAGTCCAAACGGCTCTGGGCGTGGCTAATGATGTGTATTTCTTAGAGCAAAATAAGACTAATATTGAAAAGACTTTCGCTGATGCATCCCAACTAAGCAAGGAGCTTTCTGCCACTTCGTATAACAAACTCAATTTAAGCGAGATTATCACAGCTAATGTGAATAAAAATGCCCCAGAATCTGAAAAATACAACTACAACATCAACCAAAGCCAGCATGCCGAATTAAGGGATGCGTTAGCGGCTATGGCAAACAACCCCTTCAGAAATGTAGGCATCCTCAAATCCCAATCTAATAATGGCGTGATGAATGGTATTGGCATCCAAGCGGGCTATAAGCAATTCTTTGGCCCTGAAAAAAGATGGGGCGCTAGGTATTATGGCTTCTTTGATTACAACCATACCTATATTTCATCTAATTTCTTTAGCTCTGCTTCTAATGTCTTAACCTATGGAGCGGCGAGCGATTTTCTGTATAACTTCATCAATGACAGGCAAATGACTATCTTTGGAAAAAGCGGCAAATTCTCTTTTGGCGGTTATGCAGGCATTGCTTTAGCAGGCACTTCTTGGATTAATAGCGATAAGGCTGTGTTTTTAAACACCCCTTTATTCAATGCCTCTGATGGCCCTTATAAAGCGAGCGTGAGTTCTTCAAACTTCCAGTTTCTCTTTAACTTCGGCTTGAGAGTGAATTTCGCTGAAGCGAGCAAGGGCAAGCATGCTATCCAGCATGGAATAGATTTTGGTATCAAAATCCCTACCGTTAACACCAGCTACTATTCCTTTATGGGCGCTAAACTCTCTTTTAGAAGAACCTTTAGTTTCTACCTAAACTATGTGTTTGCGTATTAA
- a CDS encoding 2-hydroxymuconate tautomerase family protein, translating to MPFVNVRITKEQGCPTTEQKKELIVGITELLSKVLNKNKASMVVIIDEIDTDNYGLGAKSITEIRKQTKS from the coding sequence ATGCCATTTGTTAATGTCCGTATCACAAAAGAGCAGGGTTGCCCTACCACTGAACAGAAGAAAGAACTTATTGTAGGAATTACAGAGCTTTTATCAAAAGTGCTTAATAAAAACAAAGCTTCTATGGTTGTTATTATTGATGAAATAGACACTGATAACTATGGGTTAGGCGCAAAGAGCATTACTGAAATAAGAAAGCAAACCAAGAGCTAA
- the selB gene encoding selenocysteine-specific translation elongation factor: MEYLLVGVLGHIDHGKSSLIRAMNGFWGDSSKEEMRRSITIEPSFSHLELENRMIAFVDTPGHESLISKTINASLSLDLSLLVVDINEGIMPQTNEHLLILNALNIPFLLVLNKCDLCKDLESKKAQILKNLPQSVGVVETSIYNSQSIENLKQALLNYKITPKSKNGNKDGFFRMYVDNVLHKHGYGTIILGTIYQGAIYKGDKIFINDLKKESVVRALQVHKVEATNAKAHSRVALNLKNIETKELKNGMCLSPKAKMRGFDKIDIFTRTPLKHLQCVNIQISAKKSLARVLDLGENFYTLELEEPFFVCFKDLGVVSVANRVVGGLEVLNPITDPLNKALKLELLKALKLDDFKKAFELLALGHLKGFGLGCVEQRFNLKLDKALEIAKKTNLLLDEENITLYSLKALERRIKFYRSKLSTNTLFGASDFLSLQALETLRELGALDKKDGLYLKKGLKIDSIKNKLSQSMLEFLENPTPLAPYNLYETLDLDKVTGDNLLKSLTKAKKVVRLNKNVFVGAITLSKILAQMRSIILKDGFIDVSNFKKHLEISRKYLINYLEYLDSFKDIKREKDRRYLGV, from the coding sequence TTGGAATACTTACTTGTAGGGGTTTTAGGGCATATTGACCATGGAAAAAGCTCGCTAATAAGAGCGATGAATGGTTTTTGGGGGGATAGTTCTAAAGAAGAAATGAGACGCTCTATTACGATTGAGCCTAGCTTTTCGCACTTAGAGTTAGAAAACAGAATGATTGCTTTTGTGGATACGCCAGGGCATGAGAGCTTGATTTCTAAAACGATTAATGCGAGCTTGAGTTTGGATTTGAGTTTGTTAGTTGTGGATATTAATGAAGGGATTATGCCTCAAACTAACGAGCATTTGTTGATTTTAAACGCTTTAAACATTCCTTTTTTATTAGTGTTAAATAAATGCGATTTGTGTAAAGATTTAGAGAGTAAAAAAGCTCAAATTCTAAAAAATCTTCCTCAAAGTGTGGGGGTTGTAGAAACAAGCATTTATAATAGTCAAAGCATAGAGAATTTGAAACAAGCCCTTTTGAATTATAAAATAACGCCCAAAAGTAAAAATGGAAATAAAGACGGCTTTTTTAGAATGTATGTAGATAATGTGTTGCATAAGCATGGCTATGGCACGATTATTTTAGGCACTATTTATCAAGGCGCAATTTATAAGGGCGATAAGATTTTCATTAATGATTTGAAAAAAGAAAGTGTAGTGAGAGCCTTACAGGTGCATAAAGTTGAAGCAACAAACGCAAAAGCCCATAGTAGAGTGGCGCTCAATCTTAAAAATATTGAGACTAAAGAGCTTAAAAATGGCATGTGTTTAAGCCCTAAGGCTAAAATGCGTGGGTTTGATAAAATAGATATTTTTACTCGCACCCCTTTAAAACACTTGCAATGCGTGAATATTCAAATTAGCGCTAAAAAATCTCTTGCCAGAGTGCTAGATTTAGGCGAGAATTTTTATACTTTAGAATTAGAAGAGCCCTTTTTTGTGTGTTTTAAGGATTTGGGGGTAGTTAGTGTGGCTAATAGGGTAGTGGGGGGCTTAGAAGTCTTAAACCCGATTACTGACCCCTTAAACAAGGCGTTAAAATTAGAGCTTTTAAAAGCCCTTAAACTTGATGATTTTAAGAAAGCCTTTGAATTGCTAGCCCTAGGGCATTTAAAAGGCTTTGGGCTAGGGTGTGTGGAGCAACGCTTTAATCTCAAATTAGATAAAGCTTTAGAAATTGCCAAAAAAACGAATTTGCTTTTAGATGAAGAAAATATAACCTTGTATTCTTTGAAAGCCTTAGAAAGACGCATTAAATTCTATCGCTCTAAACTCTCCACTAACACTCTTTTTGGAGCGAGTGATTTTTTAAGCCTTCAAGCTTTAGAAACTTTAAGAGAACTAGGCGCATTAGACAAAAAAGATGGTTTGTATCTCAAAAAGGGCTTAAAGATAGATAGCATTAAAAATAAGCTCAGCCAAAGCATGCTTGAATTTTTAGAAAATCCCACGCCCCTAGCCCCCTATAATCTCTATGAGACTTTAGACTTGGATAAAGTAACGGGTGATAATTTATTAAAAAGCTTGACTAAGGCTAAAAAAGTGGTGCGCTTGAATAAGAATGTGTTTGTGGGAGCCATAACGCTTAGCAAAATTTTAGCTCAAATGCGTTCTATCATTCTTAAAGATGGTTTTATAGATGTGAGTAATTTTAAAAAGCATTTAGAAATCTCTCGTAAATATTTAATCAACTACTTAGAATACTTGGATAGTTTTAAGGATATTAAGCGTGAAAAGGACAGGCGGTATTTAGGAGTATAA
- a CDS encoding AtpZ/AtpI family protein, whose protein sequence is MKKPKYYKLIEGANYLSLGLSMVVAILIGVAIGYGLKKLTGISWLFWLGVVWGVLASFLNVYKAYKNMQKDYEELAKDPKYTHKTNI, encoded by the coding sequence GTGAAAAAGCCAAAATATTACAAGCTTATAGAAGGGGCGAATTATTTAAGCCTTGGATTGTCTATGGTTGTGGCAATTCTTATAGGCGTGGCGATTGGTTATGGGCTTAAAAAACTTACGGGTATTTCATGGCTTTTTTGGCTTGGGGTTGTTTGGGGTGTGTTAGCAAGTTTTTTGAATGTCTATAAGGCTTATAAGAACATGCAAAAAGACTATGAAGAATTAGCTAAAGACCCTAAATACACGCATAAAACAAACATATGA
- the hemL gene encoding glutamate-1-semialdehyde 2,1-aminomutase — protein MELLHSINDFNEAKQVIAGGVNSPVRAFKSVNGTPPFILKGKGAYLYDVDNNHYIDFVQSWGPLIFGHANEEIEESIINALKKGTSFGAPTELETTLAKEIITSYDGLDKVRLVNSGTEATMSAIRLARAFNQKDDLIKFEGCYHGHSDSLLVKAGSGCATFSTPSSLGVPSDFSKHTLVARYNDLNSVEECFKKGSVGCVIIEPIAGNMGLVPAKKEFLLGLKALCEKYQAVLIFDEVMSGFRASLSSSQEFYNIVPDLVTFGKVIGAGLPLACFGGRAEIMDLLSPVGGVYQAGTLSGNPLAVSAGLSALYKLKRDKTLYARLNALAIRLTQGLKESAQNYNIALQTLNRGSMFGFFFNESEVCNFDDALKSDTQMFAKFHQKMLRKGVYLACSSFETGFICEPMTESMIDEVILKASESFDEIIKGV, from the coding sequence ATGGAGTTGTTGCATAGTATTAATGATTTTAATGAGGCTAAGCAAGTAATTGCTGGAGGGGTAAATTCACCGGTAAGGGCGTTTAAGAGTGTTAATGGCACTCCGCCCTTTATCTTAAAAGGTAAGGGGGCGTATCTTTATGATGTGGATAATAATCATTATATAGATTTTGTGCAAAGTTGGGGGCCCTTGATTTTTGGGCATGCAAACGAAGAGATTGAAGAAAGTATCATCAACGCTTTAAAAAAAGGCACTTCTTTTGGAGCTCCTACAGAGTTAGAAACCACTTTAGCTAAGGAAATCATTACCAGTTATGATGGCTTAGATAAGGTGCGTTTAGTCAATAGTGGCACAGAGGCGACTATGAGTGCGATACGCCTTGCTAGAGCCTTTAACCAAAAAGATGATTTGATTAAGTTTGAAGGGTGCTATCATGGGCATAGCGATTCATTATTAGTTAAAGCAGGCAGTGGGTGTGCGACTTTTAGCACGCCATCATCTTTGGGCGTGCCAAGTGATTTTAGCAAACACACTTTAGTGGCTCGTTATAATGATTTGAACTCTGTAGAAGAATGCTTTAAAAAAGGTAGCGTAGGTTGTGTCATTATTGAGCCTATTGCTGGGAATATGGGATTAGTGCCTGCTAAAAAAGAGTTTTTGCTTGGCTTAAAAGCCTTGTGTGAAAAATATCAAGCGGTGTTGATTTTTGATGAAGTGATGAGTGGGTTTAGGGCTAGCTTGAGTAGTTCGCAAGAATTTTATAATATTGTGCCTGATTTAGTAACCTTTGGTAAGGTAATAGGTGCAGGGCTTCCTTTAGCATGTTTTGGGGGGCGTGCTGAGATTATGGACTTGCTCTCGCCTGTTGGGGGCGTGTATCAAGCTGGCACTTTAAGTGGTAACCCACTAGCGGTGAGTGCGGGACTAAGTGCGCTCTATAAACTTAAAAGAGATAAAACTCTTTATGCTCGCTTAAACGCTCTAGCGATTCGTTTGACTCAAGGCTTAAAAGAGAGCGCTCAAAATTACAATATCGCTTTACAAACGCTTAATAGGGGGAGCATGTTTGGCTTTTTCTTTAACGAAAGCGAAGTATGCAATTTTGATGATGCTTTAAAAAGTGATACGCAGATGTTTGCAAAATTTCATCAAAAAATGCTTAGAAAAGGCGTGTATTTAGCATGCTCAAGCTTTGAAACCGGCTTTATTTGTGAGCCTATGACTGAAAGCATGATTGATGAAGTGATTTTAAAAGCTAGTGAGAGTTTTGATGAGATTATCAAGGGCGTGTGA